Genomic DNA from Urocitellus parryii isolate mUroPar1 chromosome 5, mUroPar1.hap1, whole genome shotgun sequence:
GCCctgactctctttttttttccttggggagTCCTTGAATAGGACTTGGGCTCATGAGTGCATGTGTTCTGAACCTGCGTCAAAGCCTCACCCTTAATTCTGCCTTGGTGGGGCTGATGGCTGGGGAAGGCTTCTCAGAGAGCTTGGAGGGGTACTGGAACCAGCCCTCGGAGAAAGTTTATGCAAAGGCCAGGAGGCAGGATGAGTGCTTGGTTGCAGGGAGAGCTGGATTAGAGGTTCTTGCACAGAGATGACCCCACAGAAGTGAGGCACTgaggagagggcagggcaggaagtTTGGTCCAAGCTGGTACTAGACACTTTCAGGCCCTGACACACTGCAGTCAACCCTTGGTCACTCCAGGTGTCCTCATGTGCCTCTTTATGAATCAACCATAGCCCCAGTCCCAGAAGGAGGGTGGGGCCGAGTGGGAGAAAATCATGGGTTCGGGTGCTTGCAAGCAGCTGGGCTGAAGCTGGCTGTGGGGAAGGCTGTCAGACACTGTCACAGCTGGGTGGGGGCTGGGTGTCCTGGGTACCCAGGGAGAcgcctgcccaaggtcacagagccttTGGGTGCCAGGCTGCCAATGGAGGCTCTCCTGACTCCCCCTACCACGGTCATGGTCTTTCCTCCCCTGTgctgaccactgagcctcaggtCCTGGCAGAAGCCCCTGCTGCAGGAGGGGAGGTGGGCAGGTAAAGAAGGTCTCTTGGAGCAGGAGGGACTCATGGGGCTTGAAGAATGAATAGATGTTTAACagaaggagatggagaaaagGATATTGCAGGCAGAACGAACTTGTGTTGGGACAGTGGGCTCAACTGGGGAGGGTCTTAGAAAGCAAGCtccagggaggggaaagaagggagcCTCTGAAAACAAGATGGCACTGGTTACAGTGACCCCATCAGAGTTTTTTGACCCTTGGGGGGTGGTCATCTTGGGGGCAAAAGTGAGGCAAACAGGTAGTGCCTGGTTGGCATTTGAGGTCAGTCATAGGAGAAAGGGTGGGAGGCCCAGGGAAGTTGAACAaactgcccaaggccacacagtgaGACTGTGGTTGCCAGGGCTGGCTTTTCATAGGTCAGAATCTGGCTGACTGGGGGATTGAGAGGGCCATCCCTCACTACCTTGTCCCTACAGGACACTGACAGAACTTCTGAAGCAACCCGGCCCCCAGGAACCACTGCCTCCACCTTTGGGCCCACCCCTGGGTAGCTGTGTCCAGGTGCAGATGGGAGATGGCCTTCCCCGAGGGTCCCCCCACAACAGCACAGGTGAGTAGGCTGTGGGCCAGTACTGGCTAATTTGCAGGGGGCATCGGTGTGGTGGGTGTGGTCGGGAAGGGATATACAGAGGGGCAGGAGCTGGGTGCTTGACTGGGGAAGGGAGGCTCCTAGTTGCTGCTTCCCCTTGGAAACGAGCTGCCTGCCTCTGCAGGTGTGTGAGTGCTGCTGGACAGGCCAGTCACCTGCCCTTGGTGGAGAGGGACCCTCCTACAACTTAAGTCTCAGAGACTGTGATTCTGTGATGAAGGCTCCAGATTGAGGATTTgctggctggggctgtggttctcAGGCTCTGGCTCTGTGCCCTGGGGTCTGGAGCCTCTCTCAGCCTCTCACTAGGGAGGCAGCACTTGGCAGGCCCCGCTACCCCAACTAGGTTCCATCTCTGCGGGGAGCTGGTCCTGGGACTCAGCACCTGGCTCAGGCCTAACGTGCTGGCGAGCCGTCCATTAGGGTAGCACCCTTCGGGGCTGGCTGCCATTGATGGCTTTCTGAGTCAGGCCCCGTTCCAGGAGCTGGACATTCTGCTGGGAAGGGAAGACAGGCTCCGATCGCCCGGAGAGCGATTCTCAGGGTTCTACTGAGCTGCTTTTGGGGAGGGGGTCAAGAAGCGGGGTGGCGCAGGTAGAGCGCGCGGGTTGGCGCAGAGCCTCGCCTTACTTCCCCCGCCCTTTCCCAGACAAGAAACGCCTCAACAACGCCGCCCTGGGGTCCGCCACGCCCGCGCCCCCACGCCGACCCCGGTTGCAAGGAGGCGGCAACTTTACGCTGCAGCCCGACTACTCCAAGTACGCCACGCTCAAGGCGGCAGGTGAGTGGCCCGATGCTTGCCGCGGCCGCCAGCGCCCCGGGTCCCCCGAGTTTCTTTACCGCAAGGCTCGGCTCCCGGCGCAGAGTTGCGGGGTTCCCAGCCAGTCTGGCTCGGCCAATCCGCGCTCGGGACGCCCCCATGCAGCCAATCGGCTGCCCCCTCGGCCTGTCACTGACCCCGCCCCTGGCCAGCCACGGGGCTGGGACCCCTTACGCCGGCCCCATTCCCGGGCTCCCGGAGCCCGCGCCGCGGAGCCTGACGGGTCCCGCACTGTCCCCGCAGAGGCCGCCCCCCAGGACTTCTACCAGCGTTTTCCCACCGCCGAGTCGGCCCCGCGGACCCTCCCGGCGCGGGCCCCGAGGCCTCCCGAGGACTTGCCCGCGCTGCTCGGGGCCTGCCCCTGGGCACCCCCGGGCTACGCGGCCCCTACCGGCCCCGCTCCGCCGGGGCCCTACGCAGCCTGGACCGCCGGGCGCCCGGCCAGGCCCGCCCCCCGCGGCCACCTAGCGGCCCATGCCTCTCCCGCACCCCGGAGGCCCGGCCACGTGCCGCGGCGCCAGTTCAGCGTGGAGAAGCTGCCCGAGGCCTTCAGCGTACAGCACCCAGGCCTTTACTGTAGTGCGGGCCGCGGACCCCGGCACCTGAGCACCAACAGCAAAACCGAGGTCACCGTGTGAAGCTGGGCCACCCAACGGAGGCAGAGCCGGAAGCCCTCGACTGCTTGGTCCAGGGCCCCAGGGCACGAAGGAGCCCAACGCGGGCATCCACCGAGACTAGACTGGGGGCCTTGGAGCCTGCAGGGCTGAGAAAAGACCTACTGGTATGACCGGTGGTTCCATCCTTGGGTCCATAGGCCCCTGATTCCTCGTGTAAATAAATCCTTTAATGTGGTTCCTGCTGATGGCAGCATCAGTCATTGAATAGGCAGCAGTGCTGGCAAAGGGCGGAGCAGAGGATCACTGGTAGACTGGTGGACAGCTGTGCTGGGAGCCAGGGAGAAG
This window encodes:
- the Shisa8 gene encoding protein shisa-8; translated protein: MERAGARGLPGGRRPAGLRLALALWLVLLLARTPSSRAGAPEAQEPVAASAAAPTGGDRCRGYYDVMGQWDPPFNCSSGAYSFCCGTCGYRFCCHDGPRRLDQSRCSNYDTPAWVQTGRPPARARDTAAPRDPARERSHTAVYAVCGVAALLVLAGIGARLGLERAHSPRARRTVTRTLTELLKQPGPQEPLPPPLGPPLGSCVQVQMGDGLPRGSPHNSTDKKRLNNAALGSATPAPPRRPRLQGGGNFTLQPDYSKYATLKAAARAAEPDGSRTVPAEAAPQDFYQRFPTAESAPRTLPARAPRPPEDLPALLGACPWAPPGYAAPTGPAPPGPYAAWTAGRPARPAPRGHLAAHASPAPRRPGHVPRRQFSVEKLPEAFSVQHPGLYCSAGRGPRHLSTNSKTEVTV